The Salvia miltiorrhiza cultivar Shanhuang (shh) chromosome 2, IMPLAD_Smil_shh, whole genome shotgun sequence DNA window TTCCACCTTTCACCTTCTCCATTTCAAACATGCCAGCTCCAAAAGTGTACCCGATGGGAACAAAGATCATGCCGTGGTGAACAAGCTGAGTGATAGCAGTCAATCTgaaacaaatcaaataatagaCAGAGTCAATAGTTTCTCTAGGCAATCCACCACTATATATTACCTCTACAAAAACTCGCGTGAGACCATCTTATGAGTCTAGATTTTTAAGATAGGTGTTCGAGATATGGACTAAACTAAAATGTGATTGTGGCTGTGGGTAGAATTACGCTGTAGTTTCCTGGCCGCCGCCTTGAGATCCAGTGCTGTAGAAGATCCCAGCAGGCTTGCCAGCGAGTTGCTGTGCTTTCCATAGGCCTCCAGTAGCATCAAAAAATGCTTTGAATTGTGCAGCCATCATGCCGAACCTTGTAGGGAAGCCGAATATGAAACCGTCAGCCTCGGAGAGTTGATTAGGAGTGATAATGGGCACATCACTCTTTGGAGGCACACTCATTTTTGTGAGAACTTCATCAGATAGTGTTTCCGGGACCTGTAGCATAGTTGCACAAAATGCTATATTCTTTTAATATAAGTAGCAACATATATCATTTCTACGCAAGCAATACAGAGGACTATTAGTTTGCTGCAAATCAGTAAATTTCAAGCCAAGGACTAAAAATAATCTGTGGTATCCAACTCATTCCAAGTTTACTCCACAAAATTAGATCCTCAACTAGCCAACAATTGGGACCACCCGACCATATAGATTTTGCCAAGATCGACCTCCAAAGTAGAGAATTTGCCTTCACTCACTCCATTCAAGGTGCATAAAGAGCTCCATTCTTAATACACCCTTCATATTTATTAGAGTTTATTACACAAGAAACTAACTTTTAACTTCAA harbors:
- the LOC131007628 gene encoding probable NAD(P)H dehydrogenase (quinone) FQR1-like 1 isoform X1, whose protein sequence is MVTKIYIVYYSMYGHVEKLAEEIKKGAASVEGVEAQLWQVPETLSDEVLTKMSVPPKSDVPIITPNQLSEADGFIFGFPTRFGMMAAQFKAFFDATGGLWKAQQLAGKPAGIFYSTGSQGGGQETTALTAITQLVHHGMIFVPIGYTFGAGMFEMEKVKGGSPYGAGTYAGDGLRNPSEIELQQAFHQGKYIATIAMKLKGAA
- the LOC131007628 gene encoding probable NAD(P)H dehydrogenase (quinone) FQR1-like 1 isoform X2 — translated: MYGHVEKLAEEIKKGAASVEGVEAQLWQVPETLSDEVLTKMSVPPKSDVPIITPNQLSEADGFIFGFPTRFGMMAAQFKAFFDATGGLWKAQQLAGKPAGIFYSTGSQGGGQETTALTAITQLVHHGMIFVPIGYTFGAGMFEMEKVKGGSPYGAGTYAGDGLRNPSEIELQQAFHQGKYIATIAMKLKGAA